The window CTTTTCACTTCGTTTTCCATCTTCACCTTCTACGTTTGAGGATAGCGCATTGCTCTGCCTCTCGACCCGACAGTGCTTCCACGTTTCAGAGGTTGTCACTTGACGAACCAAAATATTTTTCCCCTGCCGAATCCGAGTCCGGAATTCGCGACCACTTGCCTTGAGCACGCGTCTTTCACTCACGTCCTTCTCCCGTCCCGCGCCAGATTATCTCCTTCACTGCTTGCAGAACACGCATCCTTTTGTTTGTCCACTGCCGCTGTTCCTCTCGGCGGGTACCTCCTTTCAAAGTGACGTCTCCTTCCGTACTGCGCAATCACATTTCTGTTTGCCCCTCGGAGGGCTATTGCCAAGCCCCTTTGCACAGAGGCAGTCTCTGCCTTGTTTGCTTGCTCAGCGGAGCTTCTCGAGTTCACTGCCGCATTACTCTTACCTGTGTGTGCATCCCGTTGGTGATTGCCTCGACGCCTCTTCCTGTGCTTGGTttccgctcttcttcttttctcggCGTTGGTTCCTTTTCTCGGCATTGTTTTCAACCTTTTCAACATGCCGACGAGTGGAGAAAGCAGCGCttcgggcgcctccgcgtacGCGGCCATGAAGGTCACTGAGCTGAAGGACCTCCTAAGCCAGAGAGGCCTCCCAACGACGGGCAAGAAGGTAACTCGAAGTGCATCTCCGGTCGTGAAACAGTCTCGAAAAACGAAGATCGGGCGGTGAACATGCTGCCACTCTCGCGTGCAGGGGCGTCGACCAAAGGCCTCGAGAGCGAGATGACCTGCGacatgcagaggcgccgtAGACGAGGTTTCGCCCAAGATAGGACGcctatatacacatacatatttatatgttATGTATGCGGTAGCAGGGCATCTCCATAGACTCATACGTATTCAGTGCTCCTAGAGGAAGTTCAGTTACGATATGCTGCCTAAGCGAGGAGTTGCGGGGCACCCGCTGCAACCCTCCCGTTTGGCGAATAGAAGAGTTGAGACCGGCTGTAGACgcttttcctttcttccgTATAACCAACGTCTTCACTGAGGCCATGCATCTCTGCGGAGGTGTACCTGACAACTGCTGTCCCCCGATgcatatacatctatatgtgtatatgtatatatagatcaaatatatatgtgtgtctTTTGCCTCTCGCATTCCTTGTGCGCCAGACTGAGCTGATTGACCGCTTGCTTCAGTCGGACGAGTCAACCAGCGCTTTGAAGCCTGAGGCTCTAGCTGGtgcagcggaggcctcgACTGCTCTgttgccttccgcgcctctgctggagcacgcggcggcgggcgagctcGGCGacctctctgcagcgacgttcgaagagaagggcgacgcctGTTTCCTTCACACGCTGAACGCGGAAGGAGCCGGAAGTGCCGGCggaagcgcgccgcaggctctGCACATGGCGGGCACTCATGCGGCTGCGAAGACTGCGTCCTCGTTCTCGCTTgcgtccgctgccgcaggcgaaaagacagcggccggcgcggcgggcacgCCAGACGCCGTCAGAATCGACAGTGCGTGCAGAGTCAGAAATCGTTCACCTGCAATGTGAAGTGCACTCGTGCATTTATCTATATGTACATCTATTTACCTGTATATGTATAGCAACTTGTCTGAATATCTGTTtcgcgtgtgcgcatgcTGAGGTATGCTTTGTGCCGCGTGAAAGAGAGCAGAAAGGAATGGAGCGGATATAGAGACCAGCAAGGCAAGGCTGATACACTCAGTAGGCAGGATTGTATGTCGAATGACTCGCGTTATGTATATAGCATTCCCCCACcagtgcgtgtgtgtgtgtgtgtgtggctcGGGAGTCTCATGCACGCATTGCCTGCCATTTGCCGCGCTGCTTTTCAGCGAAATCAATgacggaagaagagcgccgAGCGCTGCGCAAGGCGAAGTTCGGTAAGGCTGTTTCCTGTGCGTTGCGAGGAGTCTTTTGGTGGTAGGCGAGTCTGAATGGCCGCAGAGCCTGCGGTCTTCACTAGCATGCCTTCTGTTCAGCTGCTGGTGTTTTCGAGGCGAGACGACCCCCGCCTGCTCAGGAGCCCGTGCCGGTAACACTGCATCAGATTGTATGCAGACGCATTTCACTGACACGTTGGGCTGGAACCGAAACATATATACGtcaaatatatatttatatctatatatgcgggggagggaggggggaggacgcTTCGCGGGGAAGGCTCCCACACACAGCGCTGCTCTCGCGCGTATTCTTCTCCGTGCTACGGTCGTGGCGTCTCTGTGTATCCGTATAATTTcgcataaatatatacacgATTTTTTCGCGACTTACGTGTCGGGCAGGCCTTATAGCGCGCAGCTATCCGTGGAGTGTGGGCGGCTTCATCTCGCCGCTGTCCGCGTTGTTCGTTTTTCAGGCGTGAAGACCGACGACGAAAAGAAACTCGACcgggcgcgccgcttcgGGCTCTCTGTGCCTGAActggaagaggagaagaaaaaactgcgcgcggagcgatTCGGCACTGCGGCCGCTCCGGCGGCTTCCAAGCCCAGCAGCATCGGCACTGTGGTGAGGGTCTGGTGAAGAGGAGAATGATGCCTTCTTCGAGCTTCTCTCCATGTAATCACGTTGGAGTATGCTCTACTCCACGTCCCCCGTATCGGCCGCGTCGTTGAACCCCTGTGTCTAAGCGCGTGTGTACGTGGCATGTCACTCTGAGACAGGTCTCCAAGTGAGAAGCTCCGCACATGTACTCGTGTATATCTGTCTGCGCGAGCTCCTGTGGCTGTTTGACTGTCGCATGCCGCTGGCCTTAGTCTGGAGGTTTGCAGACCCGTgcttccgcctgcctcgGGGCTTTGTCTCTCCACGGCGttcgttttttttctgtcgctGTGTAGGCTGTGGAtcaagaggaggaagagcgacgcagaaagcgagCGGAGCGCTTTGGAATCGTTAGCGAAGTGAGTGCTGGATCACCCGCCAGGCGCTGTGTTCAGGTAGCCGAAAAACCGGTGTTCAGCGAACGCCACAGCAAGGCACGCACAGCACACTATGTTGCATGCACAGTGCCGCTGAATGCCTCTTTTTTGTGTGCTGCGTCCATGTGCGGTGATTCCGCCCGTTGACGTATGGCTGCGCTTCTCACTAAATTGCGAGGCGAGgctcgctgcagaggaagggCATCACGTGTGAACATGGACGTGTCAGTTTTGCACGAAAGTGCTTAGCGCGGCACGTGGCGTGCAGACGTATCGACCACATGATTCCGTGATGCATGTGCTGTGCATGGACCGAGGGTATTCGcacgtcgtcgccggcggagagcaGAAAACTCATTTGCTGTTTATCTAGTTATGTTTTACTCAGCCGCCTTTTCATGCCATGAgctgctcgcctctgtgTCGTCGCATCCGTGTCGAATTTCAAGTTGCTTGAGTTGCTTCTTGACTGCGTccaggaggagaagaaaaggaagcgcgcggagcgctTCGGAGTGTCatctgaagaagagaagctCGCCAAGCGGCTCCAGCGGTTTTCGAGcccagccgccggcgcgcccacctcgacgacggcggcgccagtgAAAGTCACCGGCGCATAGAGTGCTGCTGAGTAGGCGCGGGGGAGAAAGGCGGCGAAATTGTGTGGATTTTTGAGTATTGACTTCTACCTCCGCGACAACGTACAGAAAAGGAAGGAACGTCAGGGATGATAGCACAGAAGACAGAAACGCTTCCACTTTTTCCGTATATAGCAAAGTGCATCTCTGCCGAGGCGAAACGAGTTTTTAGGCGGCCCTCTGTTGTTATTGGCTTTCTCTTGTTTCCCCGCTGAAGGGGACCGGCGCCTCTGAGGCTGTTGTGTGTCCTTTATCGGGCGGGTGCGTGTCGGGTTTCGTCCCTGCGAGAGTTCTCAGCCCAGAGAGAAATCTACTTGTCTGGTGCGTCTCCCGCTATGCACTGGCGCCTTGCATGTTGCTCTCTGCTCAGCCCACTTGTCTCTCTGCTCATTGCCCTGTGGCGTCGCTTCTTCTGACTTTCATGTCCTCCCGTCTCTCTCATGGGGTTTCCGCTTCTGGCGTCGCGTGCAGTGTCTTTCTGGCGCCCTTCTGCTTCGTGCAGGAGCAGAGCCTGGTCTCCTCTCTTGTTCACCGCAGGTCGTTTTCCTCACTGTCGCGTATTTTGGCGGTGTTCTATTGAAACGTGTTGACCTGCTGCTCCTGGCGGGGCTCTCCGACGCGCAACTCAGTCTGTGATGCTGCATATATGCCTGCATGTGTGCAGATACTCGGCTGCGctgttcgcgcgcgcgtcagcTGCCCTCACCCTGCCCGCCGAGAAACGCGCCCGCACGACGGCGGACGAAACGTGGCAGAGCGTGTTCAGGTCTCCGTCTTCTCGCATCCACGTGTTGAGTATGTAGAGAAGTGTTTGTGTCTAATCGCCTGTATGAGCATGTGCCTTTCTGCGCCCTGCTGCAGGAAAGCGCGCTTCTACCATACCACGCGTGGACATCTACGCAAATgcgtacgtatatatatatatacacttatatacatatatgcatgtgtggaAATTGGGGTGGAGGTGACAATTTTCTCCTGGTTTCCTGGATCGGAGATcttgtatgcatgtatatatatatatatatatatatatatatatgcatataaaGCGTTCGATACACATGTGCGTCTTGGGTATAAGATTGACAACGCAAAGAAGGGAGGAGTGCGACTGCTTGGTGGGGGAGGATGAGGGCGGAGAGCAAAAGGGGTGAATTGAAGAGTAGAAAGATGACGCCTCTCCAGGGGCACACGAATAGAGGAGCTAAACATCGACGGCGAGATTGCCCGTCCCTTCGAGGTAAGTACAGACATCTATGCTCTCCCCTCGCGATCTACTTACGTCCCCTTTCAAGCCTGTTGTTCGCCGTTCCTGTGACTGTAGCCTGGATCCCTTTGCGGGATGTGTCTATAGATGTTTATACGAAGAGCTTCCAGTGGAGAGCGCATAGCTCTTGCGTCTACGCATACAGAGACAGCTGTGCCGTGTGTGAGTGCTTCAGTTTGCGAGACCGCTCAACGTTAGGTTAGACAGCGCAAGCAGACGGCAGCCGCCCATGCGGGGCGACGTCTGGGCGCGTGTAAAAATAGAAGCCTACATGCTTGTGAGTAGGAAATATAACGTATAGACGTGTCTTCCTTGGGCAGtcgcggcggaaggggggAGCGGAAGTTCAAGTTGACTCACTGCCATCTGCCTGCCGCCTGGGCGGAAATCTGAAGAGCCTAGACgcgcagggagaagaaagacagaggcgcggatggagcggagggagagaggcacaACTGCGCAGGACTGCATGGCGAGCGCTGCCTGCGGGAGCTGCAGGTGGCGGCGCCCAaagagcggaggaggaatGGTGACGTGGACACGCAAGACAGAAGGAAGGGCGCCACGAGACTGAGGCGGCTAAGATTAAGCACGCGAAAATGGAGCCGACAAGGGTCAGAGGAGGAACGAGGAGGGAAACGAACGCAATGGCACCGACGGAGGGAGGAAGGACCGATAGGACGCGTTGGGGGGGAGGTGatggagggcgaagaagagacgagagCGTTGATGAGGAACGCTCCTGGACGGTGAAGCAAAGTCTTCTTCACGTGGAAGAAACGTGCACGAGCAAGCTGAGACGGCGAACGGGTGCGGAATTTGTAGGTCACTCGGACTTTACATGCGAAGAGACACCATTCTTTTTCCTTTCTACAAACTTGGCACAGCCCTCTCTCCCTAACTTCCTTAAAGTACTCTAGGACACAAGCCAAattcgcgccggcgcctgacCTCACGCAAGGCGATGCagctctctttcttccaAGTGCCTCTCCTTGGATGGGCTACTCCtgtccgccttcgcgtctaGGTTCTTTTCGCGCATTCTTAGGCGTCATTCCGATGCCACTTCTCCCATTCTCGAATTTTCTGACGCGCTGGATATCGCGCTTTGTGTAGACGTATGCACACACAGGATCAGGGGACTGAGGGTGCCATGCGTGCACGATGCCGACAGCATCACTTGCATGGGGCGTGTCTGGCTGCAATCGAAAAATCGGGAAGCAGAGAACCACTGAGATTTGATTCCGTAGGTTCGCTCACAGCGGCtagcgctgccgcagcgacgaACAAGGCCGTTCACTGCCTGCGAGAGTTGCCACATTGTCCTTGATCTACTTTTATAAATAGTAGAAACTCTATTATATTCAGTTAGATAATTGCTTCAAATGGAACGCAGCGCTAGTAAGCGAAACATCGGAAAAACCGTTTCCTGCGGTTGAAACGTAATCCGCCCTTCGAGGATGTCGTCGAGCCTGGGGTCTAAATACAGGACGCGAGCCATTCTCACCTGTTGTTTCTAGGAATTCGTACGCgttatgtatgtatgtatgtatgtatatatatatatatatatgtctacgTTGGAATAGAAATGGAGACACTGTGGAGGAACAGCACATGCAGATGGAGCCGAACGGGTAAATTCTTTGCTGTGTTGCTCGACTTGCACGCGTGAACCTGTCGACGTATCTAGAATACAAAGCCGGCCTGCCTAGAGACGCGCAGTTGTATGCTAGCCACTAGGGAAATGATTAGAATTGCGGAAATAGGTTCACCAGAGGCTTGTCAGGGTGATATGGCAAGTGAGTATTCCCTAGATCCTCTTCATCGATCACCTTCGCATATTAGGCGTAGTCTGCGTATCTTCGGTCGTAGCATGCGGCGCCCTTCCGCAGGCGACTCATCGAAGTCTTCGTCAGCAGTAATCCCTTTGATATACCCTCGTGATTCAAGCActgccgaggcggcgaagaagtgCGCTGCACGGCTACGCAGCACACGCctgtctgcgcatgcagtgtcctccgcgcatgcagtcaAACATTCAGTTCCGTtgcacgcgcagctgcacctCAAGCACTCTGCCTCGGCTTTTCCGCGTGGGCATCCTCCGCagaaaaaccgaaaaaaacAGGTTTTTTTCGGTCTGTGGTGCATCTTAAttacgcgcggcgcgggaggcctGCCTTTGAGCATGCCGACGCAGGAAATTACGAGCCGATGTGAGTCAAGGCTGTGACGCCTTGAAACACAGATTGAGTGAGGCACTGCATAGAGCTGTACGAagccttctccgcttctttAGCGCGTCTCCGAGCTCGCCTTTACTCCTCGTTTGTCTTTTTCTTGCCGTTGCAACCTTCATCGCCACCTGAGCTCTGGGTGAACCGGTACGCCGCTTGGGGTcgacggcgcatgcgcagcgcggcTTCGAAGCCGGCGTTTCTCGATTcactcctgcgcctctccgcagctccttgcgccgctgcgcgttgCTTCGAAGTGCCTCACGCAGCGAATCAAAGTCAACGGCAGAATCGCTCcacgcggcgtccgcgcctaCTATCCCGAACTATAAGCTGCGCCGAcctggggggggggaggggaaggATTTGACAGCGCCACGCGTCCTTACGTGGCGGCTGGCGCACAGAGactcgcgtcgtcgcgttTACGCTGGACTTTCGGCATGCTTCTGCGACTCTGTATTCCTCTCTGCAACTGACCATGGCGTgcctgtcgcgcgcgacgtcgccgcctgctccgtgcgcggccgctgctccccctccgtcttctctctctcccgctcgctgctcgccctgcctcgcgtcttcttcgccttcttgcgCGGGAGCAGGTGCTTTGGGATGCGACTTCGTGGCACTGATCAGCGGAGGGAAAGACAGCATCTACTCGATTCACTATGCCCTCGCGCTGGGGCATCGGCTGCGATGCGTCGCTTActtgcggccgccgccttccgttCTCGAGGCAGACAGCTTCATGTACCAGTCAGTAGGCGCCGAGCTCGTTCGGGGCATTGCCAAATGCCTGCAAGCGCCTCTCTTCGTGCGGACGATAGAGGGAAAACCCGTCGCCACTGACAGCGTCGCGTACCAGGAGACGGTCGGCGATGAAGTCGAAGACCTCCTCCATCTCCTGAAAGCTGTCAAGGTACGAAGAAAGCGCACCAGGTGCCGCAGAGGCTCCACCGATTggcagacgcctcgcacGACTTCCGCGctcatgcatatatatttatatatatttgtatgtcTATGGGCTGCGTCGTTTTGGTGCTGTTTTTCTTTTGTTTGACTACGCTTTCACATATGTGGCGCCTCAAGGCGGTGAGAAGCACCCGCCACgggagcaggcgccgctcctGCTCGTGTTCGCCGCGGCTTTTCGCGCTGTAACAACGTGCGTCCATCTTTGACTGGTGCTCCATCTGTTGCTGCAAGTATTCAGTCTCTCCGCGAATCTTTCCAGTGGCGTCTGTTGCTTTGTAGACAGAGATTgacaggcgagcgagagatcCGTTGCTACATGCAGGTCGTGTCGTAGAGTatgtgcctctgcctcgccacGTGCCTGACCTGCGGAGTGGACGCCTCCATGAGACGCCCTCGGCCTAATGCCGGACATCCCCTACATCTACGTGTCTGCGTGCATCAACGCATGTCTACCTGTATAAATGCGAATTCGCTTGCGCATTGAATCCGTATTAAATTTGTTCCTACGTATTCTAGACGCACCACAGCAAACTCCCGGttgcggcgccttctcaccTTCCCCCTCTGTGTCTCGTCCGGTATATGCCCGCATAGTGTAGAGATATCTGCCAGCGAATGACTGAAAGGTGTTCACAAGTCAGGTATCTCAGCGTATCTGGCGCTGCATCTCCCGTGTTACGTTCGATCCACGCGCATTTGGCGTATGCAGCCACGCCATGAACTGATCATGTTCGGCGTTGTCGCGGTGTGTGGCTCTACTCTGCTTCAGAAACGCTTCCCCTCCATCACCGCCGTTACGGCGGGCGCGATTCTCTCCGACTACCAGAGGCAACGCGTCGAGAATGTGTAAGCATCGAAAACACTGAAACCCTCGCTAATTCAGAGGCCGTCacgcgaggcacgcgaaGCTGAAGAGCCACAAGCGAAGGACAGAGCTCAGCTCCCCGACAAGCGAGCCGAGGCAGGAttcagacgcagagaggctcGTGGGGAGGCTCGACGTGACCGCACGTCCAGCTTTGTGCGAGTGAACTCAGTGTTGTCTCAAAATACTGACTCGCCCAGCACGGGCTACGTCACTCTCGTGGCCGCTTCGTCAGGGCGCCAGCGGATGCATGGGGACGAGTCCAGCCTGGCGAGGGGCTCCGCGGCTGTCTTCCGGCGTGCGTACGTCTTCTCAgcaggcgcttctccgcttcgtGGTGCGCTGTTTTGTTGCTCAGTTGTCAACGCCTGGGCCTTCAgccgtttttcttcctctggcATCGGGCGCAGGGTCAGCTGCTTCGCGAAATGGCGGCGTGGGGTCTTGACGCGGTGCTCGTCAAGACCGCCGCCTGGGGGCtgggcgcgaggcagctcgGCGAAACCATCGGGACGCTGGTGCCGCAGTTTCAAAAAATGGATCGCGAGTTCGGCTTCCACCAGTGCGGCGAAGGTGAGCGAAATGACGCGCGCCAACGCGGGCGAGACGGGCGATTTGCAAAGAAGCGCTGAAGCGAAAGAATCCCCGCGCAGAGAACCGAGGAGAGGACGAAagagctgcgcaggcagGCACACGCGACTACATGCGAGTATTCCACACCGGTTACGCTCTAGGCGTAGTATATGG is drawn from Besnoitia besnoiti strain Bb-Ger1 chromosome VI, whole genome shotgun sequence and contains these coding sequences:
- a CDS encoding SAP domain-containing protein (encoded by transcript BESB_066300), with the protein product MPTSGESSASGASAYAAMKVTELKDLLSQRGLPTTGKKTELIDRLLQSDESTSALKPEALAGAAEASTALLPSAPLLEHAAAGELGDLSAATFEEKGDACFLHTLNAEGAGSAGGSAPQALHMAGTHAAAKTASSFSLASAAAGEKTAAGAAGTPDAVRIDTKSMTEEERRALRKAKFGVKTDDEKKLDRARRFGLSVPELEEEKKKLRAERFGTAAAPAASKPSSIGTVAVDQEEEERRRKRAERFGIVSEEEKKRKRAERFGVSSEEEKLAKRLQRFSSPAAGAPTSTTAAPVKVTGA